From the genome of Leptodactylus fuscus isolate aLepFus1 chromosome 1, aLepFus1.hap2, whole genome shotgun sequence, one region includes:
- the LOC142199608 gene encoding splicing factor 3B subunit 5-like codes for MTDRYTIHSQLEHLQSKCIGTGHADTTKWEWLVNQHRDSYCSYMGHLMYRGLSGAQFFFLILPKLLLKGRQGTLNSSSK; via the exons atgacagatcggtacacaaTCCATAGCCAGCTGGAGCATCTCCAGTCCAAATGTAtcggcactggtcacgcagataccaccaagtgggaatggctggtgaatcagcaccgagactcttactgctcttacatgggacATTTA ATGTACAGAGGATTAAGTGGTGCGCAGTTTTTCTTCTTAATTTTACCCAAGCTTCTATTAAAAGGTAGACAGGGAACACTAAACTCTTCTAGTAAATAA